One window from the genome of Dioscorea cayenensis subsp. rotundata cultivar TDr96_F1 chromosome 3, TDr96_F1_v2_PseudoChromosome.rev07_lg8_w22 25.fasta, whole genome shotgun sequence encodes:
- the LOC120282416 gene encoding grpE protein homolog 2, mitochondrial → MASRVFARIPRYAIGRQGLVSVSAPQEPFWTISNGFHTVSEWNSSPLSKFQPCSSRTVQLGYLLPISSSIRHYWFSSSASPQPTDKEKSPTNGDSDHVSDDGKQTESTKTNVDSSPSEKTGDSDEETELSMGDLVQLVAEKEELLKIKHKELEQMQDKILRTYAEMENVLGRTKREAENSKKFAIQNFAKNLLDVADNLGRASSVVKESFLKIDSSKDSAGAVPLLKTLLEGVEMTDKQLAEVFKKFGVEKFDPINERFDPNRHHAMFQVPDASKPSGTVAAVLKSGYMIYDRVLRPAEVGVTEGGVTEDSDDKIRMKLQCSISTNTPLLIIPHEIFNEFYGVCCNVDQVKQTELTYD, encoded by the exons ATGGCTTCTAGGGTTTTTGCTCGGATCCCGAGGTATGCAATCGGCCGCCAAGGTCTGGTCTCTGTTTCTGCTCCGCAGGAACCGTTTTGGACCATCTCCAATGGATTCCATACTGTGAGCGAATGGAATTCGAGTCCTTTATCTAAG TTCCAACCCTGTAGCAGCAGGACTGTGCAATTGGGTTATTTACTCCCAATCAGTTCTAGTATTCGACATTATTGGTTTTCATCCTCTGCATCTCCTCAACCAACTGATAAGGAGAAAAGCCCAACAAACGGTGATTCAGATCATGTATCTGATGATGGAAAACAGACTGAATCTACTAAAACAAATGTTGATTCCTCTCCATCAGAGAAAACAGGAGATTCAG ATGAAGAGACTGAATTGTCTATGGGGGATCTAGTTCAGCTAGTTGCAGAGAAGGAAGAATTACTGAAGATAAAACACAAGGAGCTTGAGCAAATGCAAGATAAAATACTTAGAACCTATGCTGAAATGGAGAATGTCCTGGGCAGAACCAAGCGTGAGGCcgaaaactcaaaaaaatttgCAATTCAG AACTTTGCGAAGAATCTACTGGATGTTGCTGATAATCTTGGAAGAGCTTCATCTGTTGTGAAGGAAAGCTTTTTGAAGATTGATTCATCTAAGGACTCAGCTGGAGCTGTACCACTTCTGAAGACACTCCTAGAGGGTGTTGAAATGACTGACAAACAACTTGCAGAG GTGTTCAAGAAGTTCGGGGTTGAGAAATTCGATCCTATCAATGAGCGCTTTGACCCCAACAGACATCACGCCATGTTCCAAGTTCCTGATGCCTCGAAGCCTTCTGGTACCGTTGCTGCTGTTTTGAAG TCGGGATACATGATATATGATCGTGTTCTCCGTCCAGCTGAAGTCGGTGTTACTGAAGGTGGTGTTACTGAAGATTCCGATGACAAAATCAGAATGAAGCTGCAGTGCTCCATTTCTACCAATACTCCACTGTTGATCATCCCACATGAAATCTTCAATGAGTTCTATGGTGTCTGTTGCAATGTGGATCAAGTTAAGCAAACCGAATTAACTTACGATTAG